One genomic region from Quercus robur chromosome 4, dhQueRobu3.1, whole genome shotgun sequence encodes:
- the LOC126722435 gene encoding uncharacterized protein LOC126722435, with product MSSDEMLILTNVFYVPDIEKSLVSASLLCKSDVKAVLESNKSILSKNGIFLGKGYATYGMYKPTGNRNTNTIFGKKQKLEVQQQLKRLNKPALKSIESPDGDIIDCVDISKQPAFDHPSLKNHTIQMRPSSYPKGFSFDQINDVSSNSEPEFTQPWHLNGRCPEGTIPIRRTKEEDLLRAGSIANFGRKKYHTIPHAQSNDDPTNFHEHATYGEAGDTYYGMTADINLWNPYTQEENDLSLSQFWLVNGEYGQDLDSIEAGAVVYESLYGDKNTRLFVYWTDDAYQSTGCYNLLCPGFVQVDNQIALGATVTPYSKYDGNQYALKFYVSKDVNGKGDWWMNINNRVFGYWPSSIFSILSNSASRVRWGGEVTNHNSGGQHTTTQMGSGHFAEEGPGKASFFKNLNVIDGLQIERAPRDPTIFMKKPNCYNIKDYGGFFYFGGPGRNPNCP from the exons ATGAGTTCCGATGAAATGCTGATCTTAACCAATGTTTTTTATGTCCCTGATATTGAGAAGAGTCTTGTATCCGCCAGTTTGTTATGTAAGAGTGATGTAAAAGCTGTACTTGAATCGAACAAGTCAATCTTATCCAAGAATGGGATATTTTTAGGAAAGGGATATGCTACTTATGGCATGTACAAACCAA CTGGAAATAGAAACACTAACACCATATTTGGTAAGAAACAAAAACTGGAGGTTCAACAGCAATTAAAGCGCCTTAACAAGCCCGCTCTTAAATCCATCGAG AGCCCGGATGGAGATATAATCGACTGCGTAGATATCAGCAAGCAGCCAGCTTTTGATCATCCTTCGTTAAAAAATCACACAATTCAG ATGAGACCAAGTTCTTACCCAAAAGGGTTTTCATTTGATCAAATCAATGACGTCTCTTCAAACTCCGAGCCCGAATTTACTCAGCCATGGCACTTGAATGGAAGGTGCCCAGAAGGAACTATTCCCATAAGAAGAACTAAAGAAGAAGATTTATTAAGGGCAGGCTCTATAGCAaattttggaaggaaaaaatacCATACCATCCCTCATGCTCAGAGTAATGATGATCCTACTAATTTCCATGAG CATGCAACGTATGGTGAGGCTGGAGATACGTATTATGGAATGACGGCAGACATTAACCTGTGGAACCCCTATACCCAAGAAGAAAATGATTTAAGCTTATCTCAATTCTGGTTGGTAAATGGTGAATATGGTCAAGATTTAGATTCCATTGAAGCCGGCGCGGTG gTTTACGAAAGTCTATATGGAGATAAAAACACTAGACTCTTCGTATATTGGACT GATGATGCATATCAAAGCACAGGTTGCTACAATTTGTTGTGCCCTGGCTTTGTTCAAGTTGACAACCAGATTGCATTGGGTGCAACTGTCACCCCTTATTCCAAGTATGATGGTAACCAATATGCACTCAAGTTCTATGTATCGAAG GATGTTAATGGAAAGGGAGACTGGTGGATGAATATTAACAACAGAGTCTTTGGATATTGGCCATCTTCCATATTCTCGATCCTGTCTAATAGTGCTTCAAGAGTTAGATGGGGAGGAGAGGTCACAAATCATAATTCAGGAGGGCAGCACACCACAACACAAATGGGTAGTGGCCATTTCGCAGAAGAAGGGCCCGGCAAGGCTAGTTTCTTCAAAAATCTCAATGTCATTGATGGTTTACAAATAGAAAGGGCTCCTCGGGACCCTACGATATTCATGAAGAAACCCAATTGCTATAATATCAAAGATTATGGAggcttcttttattttggtggtcCGGGTAGAAACCCCAATTGTCCATGA